Sequence from the Sphingobacteriaceae bacterium GW460-11-11-14-LB5 genome:
TAGCGGTAAGTTATAAATAGATCGTAAATGTTGTTCGAACTGAGAAACATAATTGCCTTCTATGGTTTGATGACCGCTGTTGTGCGGGCGGGGAGCAACCTCGTTAACCAATAATTCGCCATCTTTACATACAAACATTTCTACCGCTAAAATTCCGGTAATGTTCATCGCCGAAGCAATATTTTTGGCAATGTTCTCGGCTTTTTGCTGTAAGCTTTCGGCAAAAGTAGATGGCGAAATCAGAAACTCCACCAAATTGGCTTCCGGATTGAATTCCATTTCTACCATTGGGAAAGTTTTTACATCACCATTGGCATTACGGGCAACAATTACCGCTACTTCTTTTTCGAAATCGACCAGTTTTTCAATAATACAAGGTGCATCAAAAGCTTTGTCCAGATCGGCAGCACTGTTGATTTTCATTACCCCCTTGCCATCGTAACCATCTTTCCGCAGTTTCAAAATATATGGAAAAGGGAAATTACTGTTTTCCATATCTTCCCTCGTATTTACAATCTGGAAAGGAGAGGTTGGGATATCGTTTTCTTTGAAAAACTGTTTCTGGACCCCTTTATCCTGGATTAAACGGATTACTCTCGATTGCGGGAACACTTTTTTACCTTCTTTTTCTAGTTGTTCAAGCGCATCGATATTTACTTTTTCAATTTCAATCGTAATGATGTCGGCTTTCTTTCCGAAGTTGTAAACGGTATCAAAATCGGTAATCGAGCCATTTTCGAAGTAATTGGAAATGTGTTTGCAGGGAGCATCAGGATCTGGGTCTAAAACTAATGTAGTTACATTGTAATTGATTGCTTGTTGAATGAGCATTCTGCCCAATTGTCCGCCACCTAAAATACCTAATTTTAATTCGCTAATCTGTTTTGCCATGCGCTTGAAAATAATGCTACTTTTGTGCAAAAGTAACCATAATAAATTTTATTGATGAATGCTGATGCAATAATTATTGGTGCAGGTGCTTGCGGATTGATGTGTGCGGTGCAGGCAGGCTATCTGGGTAAGAAAGTAATTGTGCTCGAAAAAAATGAAAAACCTGGTGCCAAAATTTTAATTTCAGGTGGAGGCCGCTGCAATTATACCAACCAATTTGCATCAGCTGAGCATTTTATATCGGCAAATCCACATTTTATCAAATCTGCCTTTACGCAGTGGACGGTTGATGATACCATTAGCTTTTTTGAAACTTATGGCATAACAGGTAAAGAAAAAACTTTAGGCCAATTATTTCCTGATGATAAAAATGCGAAAGATGTTGTTGAGGTTTTTACCTCCATTTGCGAAGATTTCGGACAGGAAATCAGGTGTAATGCCGATGTAAAGGGTATCGAAATATTGCCTGAAGGGTTTAAAGTAAGTTATGAGAAAAACGGAAAAACAATTGTTCTAACTGCAGAAAAACTGGTGATTACCACTGGTGGTTTACCCATTCCAAAAATGGGTGCAACCGACTTTGCCTTACGCTTTGCCAGAAAACACCACTTAAAAATCATTGAAACGGCTCCCGCTTTAGTTCCATTAACCATTACCGGAAAAGATGAAGAGTGGTTCGCACAGCTTTCGGGTAATTCTGTTTTTTGCGAAGTAAGCAATGATGAAATTTCGTTCGAAGAAAATATCCTCTTTACACATTGGGGATTAAGCGGCCCGGCTATTCTGCAGATTTCTTCTTTTTGGAGGAGGGGCGAGACGATTAATCTAAATCTGCTGCCACACCAGAATGTGCTTACCTTATTGGATGAGGAAAGAAAAAATAATGGTAAAACACTACTGTCGACATTGCTGAACAGGATTTATACCAAAAAGTTTACCGATGCATTAGGTAAGTTTTTGCCTTTAAGCAAGCCTGTGGCTGCATTAACAAAGGCTGAGATCGATTTAATTGAACAGACGGTCCACCATTTTAAAGTTAAACCTGCTGGCGATAAAGGTTATGATAAAGCGGAGGTAATGCGTGGTGGGATTGATACCAATGAGATATCTTCTAAAACTTTGGAGTGCAAAAAGATTCCAAACCTGTTTTTTGGTGGCGAATGTTTAGATGTTACTGGTTGGCTGGGCGGGTATAATTTTCAGTGGGCCTGGGCCAGTGGTTTTGTAATCGCACAAAATATTTAGTTTGTAAATATTAATTAAAGGTGGTCAATAATATTTTGAAAATGAGCGGCTGTAATACTTCGGATATTGCAGCCCTGCTATCCCTTCAAGTCCTCACTCATGCTTCGCTCCGGGCTTTTCGTTCTATCAGGTTTATTTAACCCGAAACAGTGGTTCTTCGGCGAAAGGCTAAGGGTATAAAACCTGTCCCTTAAAACTTATCATTAAATTTAGTAAATTTGATATGTTATGGAATCATTAAAAGATATTATATCAACTAACGCAGAGGTGTTAGGGGGGCTACCTGTTTTTGCAGGCACAAGAGTTCCCGTTGAAACCTTATTTTTCCATGTAGAGAAAGGAATCACTATCGATGAATTTTTAGAGGATTTTCCAAGTGTATCTAAGAAACAGGTAATTCGTGTGTTAGAAGTTGCGAACAAATTAATAACCTCAGGTCATATAGATAAAATGTATGAAATTGCTTCTTGATGAAAATCTTCCTAAAAGATTAAAAGAACATTTTATCGAACATGAAATTTATACTGTTAGAGACAAGGGATGGAATGGAGTTAAGAATGGTGAGTTGCTGAAGTTAATGATTGCTGATGACTTTCAGGTATTGATCACATTTGATAAAAATCTGCAATATCAACAGAATTTTGCAAAGTATACCTTACCTATCATTGTGTTAAATGCATTAGACAATACATATCTAACCCTAAAGGAATTGGTACCCCAAACCTTATTATTGTTAAAATCCAATCTAAAAGCAGGCGCTAACATAGTTACTTACAAATAAACATTCGGCATTACTTCCCATGCCCATGGTTTTTTAAAGGTTTTGAAAGTTCTGAGCTGCGAAAAATACAAAACTTCACTGGTTCTCCGGTTCGAAATATCCCGTCGGTGCAGATTACCTACGGTGGTAAATAACTCACGTGTTTTAAAATCGTAAACCCTTTCGGTCATGTCGCCACTGTTCTGGTTAAAGTACAGATTGATTGCGCTGGTTAAAAACCAGTCTTTATTTTCGAATTTAAAGGTATAACCCAATTCCCAGCGCCATTCAGAACCTCCCTGGAAACGCAAATAGAGTTGCTGGTCTTTAATGGCAATCTGCTGTAGCGGATCGCCCAGCTTTCCGCCTTCTTCTGAACGTAAAATGAAATCGTTGTTTTGTGTAGATAAGTTAAAAGCCCCGGTTGACTTATCTTTAAAAAAGATAGCCAGTATCCTCGGTTTTTGGGTCTCTTTTATAATGTCGGTATGGTTATCTCCATAAACACGTGTTTCATCTATTGTTTTATTACACTCAAAAACTACCGCTAAATCGTCTGAGGCATCGTTGTTTAAATCGCCATAAACCTGATCGATAACCGTCCAGTTGGCAGGAGTAAACTGTTCAACAGAAGCGCCTTGTGCTTTAATTTTAGGAAATACAAATGTTTTTTGCGCAAAGCTGATTTGCGCACAGAGCATCAGGATGTAAAAACAAAAAACTTTCATTCAGGTAGAAAACGTGTTGATGTAGGGTTAAAACGTTTGGATTGGTGTTTTAGTTTAAGATAGTTGCATATCTAGGTAAATTCGTCATGCTGAATTTATTTCAGCATCTTTTCTGCAGAATAGACCCTGAAATGAATTCAGGGTGACGACTCTATTAAAAATTCCCTTACTTTTGCAGAAAAAACAATTCCTTTTGAAAACCGAAATCTTTGCCATTACGCCGCCTTTTACCCAACTGAATACTCCATATCCAGCAACGGCGTATATAAAAGGTTTTCTGAATACTAAAAATATCAGTGCCACACAGGCAGATTTAGGTATTGAGGTCATTTTAGCGCTATTCTCAAAAAAAGGACTTCAAGATCTGTTTTGTCACACGGAGCCTAGTCGAAGTGCTGGCAATCAAAAAACAAAAAGCGACAATGCTAAACGCATTTTCGCTTTACAGGATGAATATTTAAAAACAATTGATGCGGTAATTGCCTTTTTACAAGGCAAGAATCCAACTTTGGCTTTGCAGATATGTAGCGACGATTTTCTTCCGCAAGCTTCGCGTTTTTCGCAATTAGAAGAGTTAGACTGGGCTTTTGGTGCGATGGGTACACAGGATAAAGCGAAACACCTGGCTACCCTTTATCTCGAAGATATATCTGATTACATTGTAGAATGTATTGATGAAAACTTTGGTTTCAGCCGTTATGCAGAGCGTTTGGGCAGAAGTGCAAATTCTTTTGATGAATTGTATGATGCTTTACTCAAAGAACCTACCTATATCGATCAGATCCTGATTTCGGTTTTAAAAGATAAAATTGAAACCGTTCAGCCTAAATTGTTTTTGATTTCTGTTCCGTTTCCAGGTAATTTATACAGTGCTTTCCGCTGTGCGCAATGGGTAAAGGCCAATTATCCGGAAATTAAAATTTCTATGGGTGGTGGTTTCCCCAACACCGAGTTAAGGTCTTTATCTGATGCAAGGGTTTTTGAATTTTTCGATTACATCACTTTAGATGACGGCGAATTGCCGATTGAACTTTTATACCATAATATTACACGTCCCGTTCCTGCTGAAGCCCATTTTTATAAAAGAACTTTTTTACTCGAAAATGGTCAGGTCGTTTACCGTAACGACGCTTTTAGAAATGATTACAAGCAGGCCGATGTGGGTACGCCTGATTACACAGGCTTATTATTGGATAAATACATTTCGGTAATTGAAATTGTAAATCCGATGCACCGCATGTGGAGCGATGGACGATGGAATAAACTCACCATGGCACATGGCTGCTACTGGGGGAAATGTACCTTCTGCGATATTTCATTAGATTATATTAAGGTTTACGAACCGGTTGCGGCTAAATTGATTGTAGACCGGATTGAAGACCTGTATGAAAAGACCGGGCAAAATGGTTTTCACTTCGTTGATGAAGCGGCACCACCTGCGTTAATGCGTGAGGTTGCTCTGGAAATCATCAGAAGAAAATTAGCGGTTACCTGGTGGACCAACATCCGTTTTGAAAAGAGCTTTACGCAAGATTTGTGTCTGTTATTAAAAGCATCAGGTTGTATTGCGGTTTCAGGTGGATTGGAAGTGGCCTCAGATCGTTTGTTGAAACTGATTGATAAGGGCGTAACGGTAGAACAGGTGGCTAAGGTTACCCGTAATTTTACCGAAGCAGGGATTATGGTGCATGCTTATCTGATGTATGGCTACCCCACCCAAACCGTACAGGAAACAATTGATAGTTTAGAGATGGTACGTCAGTTGTTTGAAGTTGGGATATTACAATCAGGCTTTTGGCATCAATTCGCCATGACTGCACATAGTCCGGTAGGCATGTATCCGGAAAAATTTGGTGTCGTAAAAGATACCGAAGTGATCGGAACTTTTGCCAATAACGACATCAACTATACCGATAATACAGGTATTGATCATAATAAATTCAGCTTTGGATTGAAAAAGTCACTCTTCAATTTTATGCATGGTATCTGTTTTGATTACGAACTGCAGGATTGGTTTGATTTTAAAATTCCTCGGACGAAAATTCCTGCCGATTTTATTGAAAAGGCTTTAAATGATGCCGATCAGTTCCATACCAAACCTACCGCAAAAGTTGTTTGGATAGGCGGAAAACCTTCTGCCGATTATTTTACCAAGTCGAAAAAAGGCAATAGCTGGGAAATGGCAGCACTCACTTTTCACGATAAAAAGGAATCGTTTACGGTTCAAACCAATAAAAAAGAAGGGGAGTGGTTAAGCGCTATTTTAAATAAAATTTCCATCTCGAATGAAAAGGTATTTACTTTTCAGGAGGTTAAAGCGGATTTTGAGAATGAAATGGAAAACTTTGAATTATTCTGGTATTCAAAAGCCATCAATACGCTCAGGGAATACGGCTTGTTGGTTTTATAAATTCTTACCATAAAATCGTCATTTCGAGCGAAGTGCAACGAAGTCGAGAACCACGTAATGCTCAGCGAAGCTAAATCTATCTAGATAGATCTCTCCATTCCGCTACACTGCAGTCGAGATGACGAATACTAATTAATAACTGGCATCAATACTACATCTTCATTTTAAAATGTGTCAGGAAATAAATGATGCAGATTAATACAATTGAATTTAAGATCAACAGCAACCAGGAAATAACTGATTTCCTATCTTTCATCACCGCTATAAAAGAAGTGATGTATGCCATAGCAATCAGCGCCAAAAACAAGTTTACGGTCTGGATGCCCAGAATGTAATATCCGCTGTACGAAAAAACCAGTGTGCTAAGGACCAGGAATACAACTGAGGCGGTAGTGTAAAGCTTATTCGGTTTCATATGGAGTGAATTTACTATAAAAGACATGAATTTGTATTTACATGTCTTTTATAGTGTAAAATATAGTTTAATCACAATGTGGAACAGTAAAAGTCCAGGTTTCTGAATCAGTAGCAGGAACAATATAACCGTTTCCTCTGGTATTTTCGAACCATAATTTACCCCTCAGCTTTTCTCTGGTTCCAACTTCATTTAAGGTTGCGCTATCATAAAGCCGCCCGTTGATCATCACATATTTGATTTTTTCCGAATTGCGGATATCATCTAAAGGATTGGCATCCATAATTACCATATCAGCCAG
This genomic interval carries:
- a CDS encoding 5-(carboxyamino)imidazole ribonucleotide synthase → MAKQISELKLGILGGGQLGRMLIQQAINYNVTTLVLDPDPDAPCKHISNYFENGSITDFDTVYNFGKKADIITIEIEKVNIDALEQLEKEGKKVFPQSRVIRLIQDKGVQKQFFKENDIPTSPFQIVNTREDMENSNFPFPYILKLRKDGYDGKGVMKINSAADLDKAFDAPCIIEKLVDFEKEVAVIVARNANGDVKTFPMVEMEFNPEANLVEFLISPSTFAESLQQKAENIAKNIASAMNITGILAVEMFVCKDGELLVNEVAPRPHNSGHQTIEGNYVSQFEQHLRSIYNLPLGDTSSITNAIMINLLGEKGFEGVAKYENLEKTLGIDGVYVHLYGKKYTKPFRKMGHVTIVDIDRDKAIEKARFVQKTLKVIA
- a CDS encoding aminoacetone oxidase family FAD-binding enzyme; protein product: MNADAIIIGAGACGLMCAVQAGYLGKKVIVLEKNEKPGAKILISGGGRCNYTNQFASAEHFISANPHFIKSAFTQWTVDDTISFFETYGITGKEKTLGQLFPDDKNAKDVVEVFTSICEDFGQEIRCNADVKGIEILPEGFKVSYEKNGKTIVLTAEKLVITTGGLPIPKMGATDFALRFARKHHLKIIETAPALVPLTITGKDEEWFAQLSGNSVFCEVSNDEISFEENILFTHWGLSGPAILQISSFWRRGETINLNLLPHQNVLTLLDEERKNNGKTLLSTLLNRIYTKKFTDALGKFLPLSKPVAALTKAEIDLIEQTVHHFKVKPAGDKGYDKAEVMRGGIDTNEISSKTLECKKIPNLFFGGECLDVTGWLGGYNFQWAWASGFVIAQNI
- a CDS encoding radical SAM protein gives rise to the protein MKTEIFAITPPFTQLNTPYPATAYIKGFLNTKNISATQADLGIEVILALFSKKGLQDLFCHTEPSRSAGNQKTKSDNAKRIFALQDEYLKTIDAVIAFLQGKNPTLALQICSDDFLPQASRFSQLEELDWAFGAMGTQDKAKHLATLYLEDISDYIVECIDENFGFSRYAERLGRSANSFDELYDALLKEPTYIDQILISVLKDKIETVQPKLFLISVPFPGNLYSAFRCAQWVKANYPEIKISMGGGFPNTELRSLSDARVFEFFDYITLDDGELPIELLYHNITRPVPAEAHFYKRTFLLENGQVVYRNDAFRNDYKQADVGTPDYTGLLLDKYISVIEIVNPMHRMWSDGRWNKLTMAHGCYWGKCTFCDISLDYIKVYEPVAAKLIVDRIEDLYEKTGQNGFHFVDEAAPPALMREVALEIIRRKLAVTWWTNIRFEKSFTQDLCLLLKASGCIAVSGGLEVASDRLLKLIDKGVTVEQVAKVTRNFTEAGIMVHAYLMYGYPTQTVQETIDSLEMVRQLFEVGILQSGFWHQFAMTAHSPVGMYPEKFGVVKDTEVIGTFANNDINYTDNTGIDHNKFSFGLKKSLFNFMHGICFDYELQDWFDFKIPRTKIPADFIEKALNDADQFHTKPTAKVVWIGGKPSADYFTKSKKGNSWEMAALTFHDKKESFTVQTNKKEGEWLSAILNKISISNEKVFTFQEVKADFENEMENFELFWYSKAINTLREYGLLVL